DNA sequence from the Pseudomonadota bacterium genome:
CCGCCTGGGAGAGGACGACCTCGGACGCCTCTTCGGCCGCCGCTGACGTCTTCGACGCAGAGGAGTTAAAGTCGGCAGGGAGAAGTCGGAACTGCGTCGCTGACGGTGGGGCTGACCCGCAGTGCCCGCGGCGCACGTCACCCAGGTTCTCGGAGGGGTAGAATGCAGGTGAATCTCCAAGACGCATTTCTGGCGCAGGTGAAGAAAGAGGCGGCGCTCGTCGTCATCTACCTCGTCAACGGCTTCCAGCTGAAGGGCATCGTGAAGGGCTTCGACAGCTTCACCATCTTCATCGAGAACAGCGAGAACAAGGTGCAGATGATCTACAAGCACTCGGTGACGACCATCAGCCCCGTGAAATCTCTTGGGTTCGCCTTCCTCGGCGAAGCGTTCAAGGAAGCCATGCAGCCCGCGACGCGCGGCGGTGCCCCGCCCCCTCCCCCACAAGGATGACCCGCGAGACCGTCGCTTTCGCGAAGATGCATGGGCTGGGGAACGACTTCGTCGTCGTCGACGCGCGCGACCCGCTCCCCGCAAGCGCCACCACCGACCCCGGGGCGCTGGCCAGGCAGATCTGCAACCGTCACTACGGCGTGGGGGCTGACGGTCTGATCTGGATGTTGCCCTCTTCCCGCGCCGATGTGCGAATGCGCATCTTCAACAGCGACGGCTCTGAAGCCGAGATGTGCGGCAACGGAATCCGATGCCTCGCCGCCTTCGCACATGCCCGAGGTGCCGTGACCGGACGGGTCATGAGCGTGGAGACCGGGGCAGGCATCCTCTCCCCGACCCTTCTCGACGACGGGCGCGTGGAGGTCGACATGGGAGAGCCCGTCCTGCCGTGCGCCCAGATCCCCGCCGTCATCCCAGGGGTGGGAGAGACCGAGCGCGTCATCGATGCCCGCCTCGTGGTCGATGACGAGGCCTACACCGTCTGCGGCGTCTCGATGGGCAATCCGCACTGCATCCTCTTCCTCGACGTGCAGGGCACGACCCGTCTGGCGGGATGCGACCTGAGCGCCGTCCCCCTCGAGCGCGTCGGTCCCCGCATCGAACGCTGTGCCGCCTTCCCCGCGGGAACCAATGTCGAGTTTGCGGTTGTCTCCGGACGAGACGAGATCGACCTGCGGGTCTGGGAAAGAGGCTCTGGAATCACGCTGGCCTGCGGAACGGGCGCCTGCGCGACCATGGTGGCGGCGGCACTGTCCGGGCGCGTGGGTCATCGGGCACGCGTCAACCTGCCGGGCGGAACGCTGGAGATCGAGTGGCGTCCCGGCTCGTCGGTGAAGATGCGGGGGCCTCAGGTCTGGGTCTACGACGGGGTGTGGCCCGCCGCCTGATCGGCACGCGACCTGACCCACGCCACCGCCTCCGCCTCGCTCGTCACGACCCCGTCAGCCTGTGCGTCAGCCAGGTCCTCGAGCCATGCGCCGATGTGAGGACCTCGACCCAGGGAGAGAATCGACTGGATTCGCCCCCCGTCGAGCAGCGGAACGCACCGCGCGGGTCCTCCCCCGAAGCGCCACTGCAGCAGCCACGCGACGCAATCGCCTACCGACGCCGTGCATGATGGCGCATCGGCCGTCTCGGCCTCGCTCTCGGCGAGGGCGAGAATCAGCGCTTCCGGCCCGGCGGGATGGGCGTGCTTGAACCACCGCCTCGCGGCGCTGGGCGTCCGAGCACCAGCGTCTTGCATCTCACCGGGCTCATGGCGGTGCGCAAGCATCGACGCCACC
Encoded proteins:
- the hfq gene encoding RNA chaperone Hfq, with amino-acid sequence MQVNLQDAFLAQVKKEAALVVIYLVNGFQLKGIVKGFDSFTIFIENSENKVQMIYKHSVTTISPVKSLGFAFLGEAFKEAMQPATRGGAPPPPPQG
- a CDS encoding diaminopimelate epimerase, which gives rise to MTRETVAFAKMHGLGNDFVVVDARDPLPASATTDPGALARQICNRHYGVGADGLIWMLPSSRADVRMRIFNSDGSEAEMCGNGIRCLAAFAHARGAVTGRVMSVETGAGILSPTLLDDGRVEVDMGEPVLPCAQIPAVIPGVGETERVIDARLVVDDEAYTVCGVSMGNPHCILFLDVQGTTRLAGCDLSAVPLERVGPRIERCAAFPAGTNVEFAVVSGRDEIDLRVWERGSGITLACGTGACATMVAAALSGRVGHRARVNLPGGTLEIEWRPGSSVKMRGPQVWVYDGVWPAA